CAACGGCATGCTTGGACCCTGTTCAAACGCAGGAAAATCTCCTCGCCGCCGATTTTTATCTTCGAGAACAACTCTCCGTCATTGGTTTTGCTTAAAGAGTTGGCTAGAGTTTCCTGGCAAATGTAGTCCGAATGCTTTATAATTGCCTCTTCAAGCTTGCCGTCAGTATTGTATTCAATCATTATTCGGTCTTCTACGTTGAATCCGCATTCTTTCCGCATGTTTTGAATATGCCGTACTAAATCTCTTACAAGGCCTTCCTGGATTAAGTCGTTGGTGAGTGTGATATCCACTGCGACCACTGTTTCAGCTTCTTCGGCATACGTCAAATTGTCTGGTGTGATTGCTTCGACTGAAAGCTCATCTGGACCCAAGGTTATGACTTGGCCGTCTATTTCTAGCGTAATGTTTTCCTTAGAAAGAACTTTTACAGCTATATCATCGTTGTTTCCAGAGGCAAGAGCCGCTTGTATCTTTGGCATTAGCTTGCCATATTTTGGCCCAAGAATAGAGAAATTAGGTTTAATTGCGTACCTTATTAGCGCTGACACATCATCTACCAGCTTAAGTGCCTTTATGTTTAACTCATCGAGAATCAATCTTTCATTTCGTATGACTGCTTCGCGCTCAATTTCGTTGGCTGGTTTGATCATGAGCACTGAAAGTGGCTGGCGAACTTTTATCCCAGCGGTGTTGCGAGCGGCGCGCCCGAGTCTCACAATTTTCATCACAGCATCGGTTTCTTCCATTAATCTTTGGTCAATCATTGACTCTTCTGCTACCGGCCAATCACATAAATGAACGCTCTCTGGTGCGTTGGTTGATACTGAACATACTAAATTTTGGTAAATTGTCTCAGTCATAAATGGCATTATTGGCGCAAGGAGCTTTGTGAGCGTAACCAGTATCTCGTATAAGGTTGAGTAGGCCGCTTCCTTGTCCTCGTCGGACTCGCTTTTCCAGAACCTCCGCCTGCTTAGGCGGACGTACCAATTTGAGAGATCATCTACGAATGCTTCGACCGCGTGGGTTACATGAGCAACATCGAATGCTTCCATAGCCTTTGTTGCTTCGGCGACGAGGCTGTGCAGTCGAGAAAGAATCCAGCGGTCGAGCTCGGATTTTTTTGCCTGGTTCGATTTTTCAGATGGTAACCACTTATCAACTGCTGCATAGGTTGTAAAGAATGAATACACATTCCAAAGGGTGAGCAGATTGCGAACTACTTCTGCACCTTTGCTGTAGCCAAAATTTAGGTTATTTTGGATGTTCGAACCTGCATAAATCCAGCGCATAACATCAGCGCCCATCTTCTCAACTGCCTCGTCGAACCATATAGCGTTTCCATGGCTCTTGTGCATGGGTCGGCCATGTTCGTCGTGAACTTTTTCATATACGAGCACTGTCTTGTAGGGTGCTCTGCCTACCAAAGTTACACTCATAAAGAGCATTGCGTAGAACCAAAGGCGGATTTGTTCCCGCATTTCCACAACGAAGTCAGCAGGGAACCACTTTTGCCAGTATGAATTGTCTTCCTCGAGGTAACCGAGCGTCGAAAAAGCGACAATACCGGCATCGAGCCAACAGTCACCAACCTCAGGAATACGCTCAGCAACCTGCCCGCATTTTGGACATTTGATCTTGACGGCGTCTATCCATGGGCGGTGAAGCTCGCGCAATTGCTCCAAACCGCAGACTGCTAGCGATTCGAGCTCCTTTTTCGACCCTATTATTGTCATCTCGCCACACGCACACTTATAAAATGGGAGAGGAAGTCCCCAGAAGCGTTTTCGCGAGATGCACCAGTCGCCCATATTGTTGAGCCAGTCTTCCATCCGCTTGCCAGCATAATCCGGCACCCAGTGGACTTTTCTAGCTTCCCGGATCATAGGCTCTCGGAGTTGGTCGCATGCTATGAACCATTCATCTACTAGT
The genomic region above belongs to Armatimonadota bacterium and contains:
- the ileS gene encoding isoleucine--tRNA ligase produces the protein MFKEVKSSLNFPEMEHEVLKFWEERRIFDKLRQKNHGRKHWSFIDGPITANNPMGVHHAWGRTYKDIFQRFKAMQGYDQRYQNGFDCQGLWVEVEVEKELGLNSKREILEYGLDRFAEACRKRVEKFSAIQTEQSKRLGQWMDWENSYFTYTDTNIEYIWHFLKTCHERGWLYKGQRAMPWCVRCGTSLSQHELIDSYREMTHTSVYLKLPILEREGEYMMVWTTTPWTLAGNVALAVHPDLDYAKVRQNNEILYLSAGTISKLNGDYKILGTVKGSELVGLHYKGPLFDLPAQSQVEPRIVPWDLVGEEEGVGVVHIAPGCGAEDYELSQELGLPVILPIDENGYYYSGFGWLEGKFVGDVAPLIFQDLENKGMLYKTEEYLHRYPVCWRCHEELVFRLVDEWFIACDQLREPMIREARKVHWVPDYAGKRMEDWLNNMGDWCISRKRFWGLPLPFYKCACGEMTIIGSKKELESLAVCGLEQLRELHRPWIDAVKIKCPKCGQVAERIPEVGDCWLDAGIVAFSTLGYLEEDNSYWQKWFPADFVVEMREQIRLWFYAMLFMSVTLVGRAPYKTVLVYEKVHDEHGRPMHKSHGNAIWFDEAVEKMGADVMRWIYAGSNIQNNLNFGYSKGAEVVRNLLTLWNVYSFFTTYAAVDKWLPSEKSNQAKKSELDRWILSRLHSLVAEATKAMEAFDVAHVTHAVEAFVDDLSNWYVRLSRRRFWKSESDEDKEAAYSTLYEILVTLTKLLAPIMPFMTETIYQNLVCSVSTNAPESVHLCDWPVAEESMIDQRLMEETDAVMKIVRLGRAARNTAGIKVRQPLSVLMIKPANEIEREAVIRNERLILDELNIKALKLVDDVSALIRYAIKPNFSILGPKYGKLMPKIQAALASGNNDDIAVKVLSKENITLEIDGQVITLGPDELSVEAITPDNLTYAEEAETVVAVDITLTNDLIQEGLVRDLVRHIQNMRKECGFNVEDRIMIEYNTDGKLEEAIIKHSDYICQETLANSLSKTNDGELFSKIKIGGEEIFLRLNRVQACR